The window AGATTGACAGCCAATAACGCGCCCAACACCGGCAATGAATTCTGCAACCAGGCTCGATACAGCAGATCCAGCGGCTCTTCAGTCACAATGTACAGACCATATTTTTCAATGTAGGACACTAGGCAATGGTAGCCTTTATTGATCTCAACCAGCTGATCCGGCTGTAATCGATAGCGGCGCAGCGCCTCAAGGGTTTCGTCGTCCAGTGACTGCAAAAACACGTTACCGGGGTCGTCGTCCAGAGGGTTGCGGGCAACGATATACCCATCCTTTTCCCGAATCACTTGGGTCACCAACCCCTCCTCGAGGGCACCATGGTGCCAGAGTGATGAGCGATCCGCCAAAGCCAGCCCGGCAATCATGACATGATGCACCTCATGAGTTTTCGGGTCCCGCAGGGCAACACGCATTGGCAAAACCCACCGGCCTAATTCCGGCATGAAATAGGTTCGCCCCAGAACGAGATAATCTTGTTCAAGAACCTCCAGATAACCGGCCCGACTCTCCTCCTTTTTCAGCAGATTAGGCAGCGGCACACCGGGAGGAATTGTTGAAACCAATAACAGTTGGCCGTCAGGACGGGCAATCCCGAATCCACCCAACCCCTTGTTGATGGACTTCATCGACTCAATGGAATTGCGGCCATTTTCCGGATTTTCATCCACACCGGCTTCAACCAGGCGGTTGCCGGCAATCCGCAACAACGATTCATATTGTTGCAGGGTCAGCTGAGTATCTTGGACTTCGAGGTGATTGAGATAGGCAAGGCGCTGGCGGTGTTCGGTGAGCGTGGTCTGGTAACTGTTGGCGAGAAAGACAATCGCCGCCAATAAGGCAATGACCACGAAAAACGCTAAAAAATAGCGTACCGGCTTCAGCGACAGTTTTTCCAGAGTCTTCGTTGAACGAAAACGTTGCACGGGCAGTACCTCATGAGAATTCACGTATTTAGGAATACTAGCCTACAATTAGAGAGTTGGCTAGTAACGATAGAAAAATCTGTTCTGTGCTGAGGTGGCAACTTTTTCCTGAAGGAGAAGACATCCCTGCTGAAGCGATTTTGATTGCGAAATAACTCGAAGATAAAAAATAGGAACCACAGCCATCACGGCTGAAGGGATTGCGGTTGGCGAACGCGGGCTTGTTCCAATCAGTTTTTGGGGTCAGGTGACATTCTGTGAACACTGAGGACGCCAGAGAAAATGGAGGGGGAAATTACTTTATTGGTTACTGTTTCTCATCACGCAGCGCAGTAAAAGACGTTACAGTGCCAGACGCTCGACGCGACAACCGGCAGCAATCTGCCGTAGCTGATCAAAACAATCACGCAGTGATTCCTGGCGGGCCAACTCACACTGTTCCTGAAGCACGGCATCAAGGATGTCGTCCGAGGTCAGGGGGTTGGCCAGAACAACGCGGAACACGGTAATGGTTTCACCGTGATAGCGGGCGGGCTCAAGGCGGGTACGCGAAACAAAGGTTTTCCCTGCCTCGCGCTGTTCTTTCTGGATCATCTGGGTGATTTGGTCAAGAAGGATGTTGATCTCCTTGACGGTTTCTTCGGGGGCCTGAGCCATCACGCGCTGTAACCATGACGGATTATAGCGATAGGTGAGGATATTGAGTTCCGGCGGTGTCACCAGTTCAAAATCGTCATGGGCGACAATGCGATCGGCAAACCCTTGCGCGCGGGCAATGCCCTGATCAATCAACAGCTCGTAACCACGGCGGCCGATGATCGACAAACCGGCATGGACCAGCAAAGCTTTGCCGGGACGGGAACCCTCCAACGTGTGGCTACCGAGGTCTTTAGACCCATGGCGCAGGATATAGGCGGCATGATGCTCTATGGCAGACAACGCCGCCGGATCTTTGAACAGCACCATCCCCGCGCCCATCGGCACATAAAGTTGCTTATGGGCATCAATGGTCACTGAATCGGCGCGTTCAATACCGCGCAACCGCCAGCGATGCGTCTCGGAAAACAGAGTCGGACCGCCCCAGGCGGCATCCACATGAAAATGGCAACCGAGTTCCTCGGCAAGATCGGCCATCTCTTCGAGCGGGTCGACATTACCGGTTTCAGTGGTTCCGGCAATTCCCACCAGAGCCATAACCCGTTTGCCTTCGTTTTGGACCCGGTAACAATGGTTGCGCAACTGCCGCATATCAACGCGACTGTTGTCGTCGGTATCAACGGCAATCAGATTGTCGCGCCCCAATCCGAGCAGATCAACGGCTTTGCCCAACGAGTAGTGGCCACGTCGCGAGGCCAGAACCACCAACCCTTCACAGTTGAGATGCTTAAGTGCTGCGAACAACCCCTCTTGGGCAATCCCCTGAAAGTCGCCATCTGGACCACACAACTGGTTACGCGCCGTCCACAATGCGGTGATATTGGCAATGGTACCACCGGAGCAGAACGCACCGAGTGCGCTCTGACTGTCGTGAATCCAACGCTGATAAAACGCATCATCATGGTTATAGATCAACCGGTTAAGCATGGCCAGAACCTGCCGTTCCAGTGGAGTAAACACTTTGGACGTCTCCACTTTGACCAGATTCTGGTTCAGAGCGATCATGATCCGCGACAGCGGCAACATGAAATAAGGCATGGCCGAAGTCATGTGGCCGATAAATCCCGGCGACGCGGTATGCACGGATTGGGCAACCAGCTTTTTTTTAACAAACTCGGTGTAATCGGAAACAAAGGTGGGCTGCTCGGGAATCGCGGTATCGACGAAATCGCGTTCGATCTCTTCAAGGTCACGTTCCAAAGCAACGATATGTTCTTGGAGAAATCCGGCAAGATTGTCAGTAATCGCCTGATCAATACTGCCTAACGTCGAGTCAGGAGCTTCCGGAATGGTAAAAATCCGGTAGAGATTTTTCAGGTTCGCTTGTGCATTATCTGTCATCGCAATTATTACAGCGGACGCGTCCTTGAGTTGACAAGAACAATGAACGCCCGAAATCCGTATCCCTGAAACAGATCAAATCATCAAATAAAAAAGCCAGCGTTTCTGTATACAATTACCTCTTCCCCGCTGTCAAATTGTAATTCCTTACCACTTATCGCACAACGCCTAATTCCACATTGTCCGAAAAGAGAACGTTTTTTTACCACGCCACCGGGCGCTCCCCACAAACTCCTCACATAAAACAGGTCATGGCATAGCACCCTGAGCGTAAAAAAGGCCCATATCTCCAGCAGATGTCGCGTTGTCTTTTCCAAAAACAACCACAATGCCCCACCCTGTCACATCAAAAATATTAATACCTGCTTTCATAAAATCTTAACTTTATCCTTTCATGTTTATTGTGAATCCAATAATATACGTAAAACACGTTAGAAAACCATCTTTCCGGACTCCGTTGGCTCCCCTCTCCACAGTGTCCATCAAGTCTCCCGTGAGGCTCTGTCATGACGTTACACAGCGAACTGGACTACCACTGGGTCATTCTGTGCGCCTTCCTGGTTTTTATGATGCAACTGGGTTTTGCCATGGTAGAAACCGGCTGTGTCCGCTCGAAAAACACCATCAATGTCGCCATGAAAAACCTGGCTGACGCGACATTTGGCTTTATCTTTTTCTGGCTCATCGGCTATGGATTGATGTTCGGCCGTGACCTTAGCGGTCTTTTGGGAACATCTCATTTCATGATTGATGGCACAGACTTTTCCCAAAGTGCCTTCTTTTTCTTTCAGGCTATGTTTGCCACAACCTCTGCCACCATTGTCTCGGGAGCGGTTGCCGAACGGATGAAATTCAGCGGTTATGTCATTACCGCCATCATTGTGACATCGTTGATCTACCCGTTGTTCGGCCATTGGGCCTGGGGCAGCGGCGGTTGGCTCAAGGAGATGGGATTTGTCGATTTTGCCGGATCAACGGTGGTGCACTCCATGGGTGCCTGGATCGGCCTGGCAGGTGCGCTGGTTCTCGGACCGCGGTTGGGGAAATTCCATCGCGATGAAGTCCGCATTTTCGCGCCGAGCAATCATAACTTTATTGTTTTCGGCGTGTTTGTTTTATGGTTCTCCTGGTTTGGCTTCAACGCAGGCAGCTTACTGTCGTTTGCACCCTCGGTCGCATCGATTTTGATGAACACTCTGCTCTCCGGTGCCACCGGTGGCATCAGCGCCTACCTGATCAGCCTGCTTTTTACCCGCCGAGTTGGTGTCGAGCTGTTCAGTTTCGGCATCATTGCCGGTCTGGTCGGCATTACTGCGGGTTGCGCTGAATTCACCGCTCAGCAATCGGCCTGGGTTGGTTTTGTTTCAGCCATTGTCATGTTCCTTGCTGATCGTGCGTTATTGCAACTGCGTATTGATGATCCCCTCAGCGTGGTGGCAATCCACGGATTTACCGGCGTCTGGGGTACACTGGCCGTTGCGTTTTACGCTGAACTTCCAGCAGGACTCAGTCGGGGTGACTATATCCAGATCCAGGCCACTGGCGTTATCGCGGCATTTGCTCTGGCATTTTCCAGCGGCTTGGTCGTGTTTATGCTGCTCAAGAGCTTTGCCGCCCTGCGCGTGTCACGGCGCCACGAGGCCTTGGGACTCAACGTTACCGAGCACCAGGCCCGATTGCCCTGGGTGGACACGATTGAGAGCATTATTAAAATCATGCGCTCCGGCAATCTGCATAAAAAAATTCACGAGGAACGCGGTACTGAAGTAGGTGTAGTCGCCCGCTTTTTCAACTACCTGCTGATCCGCCTGCGCGACCGCCAGGTGGAACTGGTTGCCTCAAACAAATCCCTGCAATCCCAAGTTTATTTTGACCCCCTGACCAAGGTATATAACCGCCGCGGCGCACTGGAAAAGATTCGTCGTCAGACCCCAGCCACCCCGATGTCGGTCATTATAATCGACATTGACCATTTCAAAACCATCAACGACACCTACGGCCATGATGTGGGTGATGTCGTCCTTAAAGAGCTGGCCGAATTAATTCAACAGCTGATCCGCAATCAGGACCTGTTTGCCCGCTGGGGCGGTGAAGAATTCATTCTGTTGTGCGAAACATCGATACTTGATGAAGCACGACGCATTGCCGAGAAACTACGCTCCAGCATTGCCGCCTATCCATTCACCACCGTTAACCACCTCACCTGCTCCTTCGGTGTCTGCTCACCGGAGCGACCAGACCAGCCATTCGATGCGTTGTTTAAAGATGCCGACGAAGCATTGTACCGCGCCAAGGAACTGGGACGTAACCGGGTGTGTTGCAGCTGACCTAACAAGCTGCTGCTCCCCATGAACGCGCGACCTGAATTGAGTACAGGTTTTCATGCTCTTGATGTTGCCAACAACACGAAAATTGCATTTCCGGCGCGCATCGTTGCAGATGCCTCCGCATGAGACGTTCTCAACCTCCTGATAAGCCCCTCTGTCACAATAGCCTCGTTATTCTGTCTTGCATTGTGCGTATTCTTGACCACAATAGAGTCCAGAACTGAACTTTTTTCCGGGAGGCCACCATGAACCTTCGCACTTTAATCGGTATTTTTCTCACCAGCTCCCTTATTCTGCATATAACTATCACCTCGTTATGTGCACAGCAGACCGAAGAAGAATCGATCAGCCCGCAGATGCGCAACAACATCCAGCAAGGATATCGGGACATCACATCGTTTTCCCGTGAACAGCGTGATCAGGCCGTAACCAGTGCCCGCCGCGAATTACACGAGCTTGATCAAAGCATTGACCGCCTGCAAAATGATCTCGATCAGCAATGGGACACCATGAATGCCGCAACACGGCGCGAAACCCGTCAATCGTTGGCGTCGCTACGCCGTCAGCGCAATGAGGTGGCTCAATGGCTTGGTGGACTGCGTTACAGCTCCAAAGAGACCTGGGACGAGGTCAAACATGGATTTAACGACAGTTTCGATGATCTAAAGAATGCCTTCAGTGAAATGCGCGATCACTTTTCCTCTGCCGAATGATCCCCTGAACCAGCCGTTTGCTATTTATCGATGACTGTCTACACTTAGGGAAAAAGGGAGGACAGCATGGATCAACGTGTCGTTATTATCGGTGGAGATGCGGCGGGCATGAGTGCCGCATCAAAGATCCGCCGCGAACAGCCCGATCGCCCAATCATTGTTGTGGAACGTGGTGCTCATACCTCTTACGCTGCCTGCGGCATGCCTTACTACATCGGCGGTCTGATTGAAAACTCAGATCAACTCATTGCCCGAACCCCGCAACAATTTCGTGACAAGTACCAGATTGACGTACGCACGCGCCATGAGGCCATCCGTCTCGACCCGGCGGCCAAAAGGGTGCTGATCAGGGATCTTAACACTAACGCCGAAAGCTGGTTGAACTATGGCGAGCTGCTGTTGGCCACGGGAGCCTGCCCCTTTTGCCCAGAGGTTGACGGACTGGACGCCCGAGGAATTTTTGGTCTTTCGACTCTGGAAAGTGGCTTACGGGTTCATGACGCTCTCAAACGGGAACAGCCGCAAAAAGCCGTGGTTGTCGGTGGTGGTTATATTGGTCTGGAGATGGCCGAAGCTCTGATCCGTCAAGGACTGGATGTTGCCCTGATCCAACGTGGGCCCCAGGTGATGGCAACCCTTGATCCTGACATGGGTGAACTGGTGTCCAAAGCGTTACGCCACATTGGTGTTCAGTTGCACCTCAATGAGGAGTTTTCCCATTTCACCGTTGAAAATAATCGTGTCAACGCAGTGGTAACCAACCAACGCAGCTTGCCCGCCGATCTGGTCATTCTCGGTATGGGCGTACGCCCCAACTCTCAACTGGCCGCTGAAGCCGGACTTCGTTTAAGCCACAAACAAGCCATTTGGGTTGATCAGACCATGCGCACCAGTCATGACCACATCTGGGCAGCCGGCGATTGCGCGGTCAGCACACACCTGCTCACCGAAAAGCCTGTCAATATTGCCCTCGGCACCATTGCCAATAAACAAGGCGTGGTGGCCGGAACCAACATTGCCGGGGGTAACGCCCGTTTCCCCGGTATTGTCGGGACAGCGGTCAGCAAAATCTGCGCTGTCGAGGTTGCACGAACCGGCCTGCAGGAAACAGAGTTGCATCACCTTGATATCGACTATGCCACGGCAACCATTAAAAGCCGTACCCGGGCTGGTTACTATCCGCAGGCGGGAACCATTCATGTCAAAATGCTCGGTGAAAAAAAGACCGGGAAACTCCTCGGCGCACAGATTGTCGGCTTCGAAGGGGCGGCTAAACGCATTGACATCCTTGCCACGGCCCTGACAGCACAAATGACCGTGGCCAACATCATTGACCTGGATCTGAGCTATGCACCGCCATTTTCCCCGGTATGGGACCCGGTGCAGACAGCAGCGCGGAAACTGATCAAGGCATTGTAGCTCGCAACGTCACTCAACCATCTGGGGCAAATATCTTCACACTCCTGCCTGGCTCTTGCTTTTCCAAAAATAAAAAGTGGCGGATGACACCACCACTTCGACCATTGTATTAAATCATCCCAGCAGAGTTATCTGCTCACGTCTGAAGACAGTAGCGCCCGAGACGAATCTCTCGTTAAGGGCTTTGAGCTCACCGTTGTTTCCCCCTGAGCACCGCCGGAAAAATTAATTACCGCAAACAGGAAAAAACCCATACATTCCACACCAGAAATCTATAACTATTTAATTTTAGACATTTTTTTCAACACAAACACCTTCTCTTTCCTTTGCAACCCTTCCCACAGAATGATAATATTTAAATAATTAAACCCCAACGGATTTCCCATGTCTATACGTTCTAAAATCATTGCTCTGGTCATTTTTCTGCAACTCATCCTGACCATCACCATGGGCAGCCTTTTTCTTCACGAGCACTCCAGCCATGAACAGGACACCCTGAACCATATTGGTAAAAATCTTAAAAACAACCTACTGCGTGAAAACCACGAAACGGAAACACTCTACCCGGCTCGGCTCAAAAAATTTGTGTCAACCACTGCCGGCCTCATAGCGGCATTCAGCCACAACAACCAAGCTGTATTAGCTCAACTATCGCAACGCAAGCTTGCCGAGCTCCGCCAGGAAGACCCAGCATTTTCAGCCATTGCCTTTATTGC of the Desulfuromonas acetoxidans DSM 684 genome contains:
- the panP gene encoding pyridoxal-dependent aspartate 1-decarboxylase PanP — encoded protein: MTDNAQANLKNLYRIFTIPEAPDSTLGSIDQAITDNLAGFLQEHIVALERDLEEIERDFVDTAIPEQPTFVSDYTEFVKKKLVAQSVHTASPGFIGHMTSAMPYFMLPLSRIMIALNQNLVKVETSKVFTPLERQVLAMLNRLIYNHDDAFYQRWIHDSQSALGAFCSGGTIANITALWTARNQLCGPDGDFQGIAQEGLFAALKHLNCEGLVVLASRRGHYSLGKAVDLLGLGRDNLIAVDTDDNSRVDMRQLRNHCYRVQNEGKRVMALVGIAGTTETGNVDPLEEMADLAEELGCHFHVDAAWGGPTLFSETHRWRLRGIERADSVTIDAHKQLYVPMGAGMVLFKDPAALSAIEHHAAYILRHGSKDLGSHTLEGSRPGKALLVHAGLSIIGRRGYELLIDQGIARAQGFADRIVAHDDFELVTPPELNILTYRYNPSWLQRVMAQAPEETVKEINILLDQITQMIQKEQREAGKTFVSRTRLEPARYHGETITVFRVVLANPLTSDDILDAVLQEQCELARQESLRDCFDQLRQIAAGCRVERLAL
- a CDS encoding FAD-dependent oxidoreductase, with amino-acid sequence MDQRVVIIGGDAAGMSAASKIRREQPDRPIIVVERGAHTSYAACGMPYYIGGLIENSDQLIARTPQQFRDKYQIDVRTRHEAIRLDPAAKRVLIRDLNTNAESWLNYGELLLATGACPFCPEVDGLDARGIFGLSTLESGLRVHDALKREQPQKAVVVGGGYIGLEMAEALIRQGLDVALIQRGPQVMATLDPDMGELVSKALRHIGVQLHLNEEFSHFTVENNRVNAVVTNQRSLPADLVILGMGVRPNSQLAAEAGLRLSHKQAIWVDQTMRTSHDHIWAAGDCAVSTHLLTEKPVNIALGTIANKQGVVAGTNIAGGNARFPGIVGTAVSKICAVEVARTGLQETELHHLDIDYATATIKSRTRAGYYPQAGTIHVKMLGEKKTGKLLGAQIVGFEGAAKRIDILATALTAQMTVANIIDLDLSYAPPFSPVWDPVQTAARKLIKAL
- the amt gene encoding ammonium transporter; its protein translation is MTLHSELDYHWVILCAFLVFMMQLGFAMVETGCVRSKNTINVAMKNLADATFGFIFFWLIGYGLMFGRDLSGLLGTSHFMIDGTDFSQSAFFFFQAMFATTSATIVSGAVAERMKFSGYVITAIIVTSLIYPLFGHWAWGSGGWLKEMGFVDFAGSTVVHSMGAWIGLAGALVLGPRLGKFHRDEVRIFAPSNHNFIVFGVFVLWFSWFGFNAGSLLSFAPSVASILMNTLLSGATGGISAYLISLLFTRRVGVELFSFGIIAGLVGITAGCAEFTAQQSAWVGFVSAIVMFLADRALLQLRIDDPLSVVAIHGFTGVWGTLAVAFYAELPAGLSRGDYIQIQATGVIAAFALAFSSGLVVFMLLKSFAALRVSRRHEALGLNVTEHQARLPWVDTIESIIKIMRSGNLHKKIHEERGTEVGVVARFFNYLLIRLRDRQVELVASNKSLQSQVYFDPLTKVYNRRGALEKIRRQTPATPMSVIIIDIDHFKTINDTYGHDVGDVVLKELAELIQQLIRNQDLFARWGGEEFILLCETSILDEARRIAEKLRSSIAAYPFTTVNHLTCSFGVCSPERPDQPFDALFKDADEALYRAKELGRNRVCCS